A DNA window from Micromonospora sp. NBC_01739 contains the following coding sequences:
- a CDS encoding glycoside hydrolase family 26 protein, translating into MARLTLPRVAMSLVGALLLAYAFAIAPGTGSGRREPAPSDQAAVREPSPSPSPPEVFPPTKKVFIGIATKEGPHDFTPVDTFTATAKHHPQVMLFGSGWATDTFDRTLFDAVRDRGMLPMLAWEPWDYRLDEEARKKGAARGTIDRLRSRQPDYRLSRITRGDFDDYLRTWAEGIKALDYPVAIRFAHEMNGNWYPWCESANGNRPGDYVKAWRHLHDLFKAAGTTNVIWVWSPNARWDGSTPKLSELYPGDDYVDWIGISGYSGMGAFSKYRSFDAIFKETIGEIRAFSAKPLVITETAASDIAGRKAEWITETFRLLPGYEDIIGLIWFEVNKEQDWRIVSSPAVSTAFAQAVSDPRYRFTWSPEMLPRTESAD; encoded by the coding sequence ATGGCACGGCTGACTCTGCCGCGGGTCGCCATGTCGCTGGTCGGCGCGCTGCTGCTGGCGTACGCCTTCGCGATCGCACCGGGCACCGGGTCCGGGAGGCGGGAACCCGCCCCGTCGGACCAGGCGGCGGTACGCGAACCGAGCCCTTCGCCATCCCCGCCGGAGGTCTTCCCGCCGACGAAGAAGGTGTTCATTGGCATCGCGACCAAGGAGGGACCGCACGACTTCACGCCCGTGGACACCTTCACCGCGACGGCGAAGCACCATCCACAGGTCATGCTCTTCGGTTCCGGCTGGGCGACCGACACCTTCGACCGGACGCTGTTCGACGCGGTCCGCGACCGGGGCATGCTGCCGATGCTGGCCTGGGAACCATGGGACTACCGGTTGGACGAGGAGGCCCGCAAGAAGGGGGCCGCCCGCGGCACGATCGACCGGCTCCGCTCCCGTCAGCCCGACTACCGGTTGTCCCGCATCACGCGCGGCGACTTCGACGACTACCTGCGCACCTGGGCTGAGGGAATCAAGGCACTCGACTACCCGGTGGCCATCCGGTTCGCCCACGAGATGAACGGCAACTGGTACCCCTGGTGCGAGAGCGCCAACGGCAATCGGCCGGGCGACTACGTCAAGGCCTGGCGCCACCTGCACGATCTGTTCAAGGCCGCCGGAACGACCAACGTGATCTGGGTGTGGAGCCCGAACGCCAGATGGGACGGCTCGACGCCGAAGCTTTCCGAGCTCTACCCCGGGGACGACTACGTCGACTGGATCGGCATCTCGGGCTACTCCGGCATGGGCGCCTTCTCGAAGTACCGGTCCTTCGACGCGATCTTCAAGGAGACCATCGGGGAGATTCGAGCCTTCAGCGCCAAACCGCTGGTCATCACCGAGACCGCGGCCTCCGACATCGCCGGCCGCAAGGCGGAATGGATCACCGAGACCTTCCGGCTGCTACCCGGGTACGAGGACATCATCGGGCTCATCTGGTTCGAGGTGAACAAGGAACAGGACTGGCGGATCGTCAGCTCCCCGGCCGTCTCGACGGCCTTCGCCCAGGCCGTATCCGATCCGCGCTACCGCTTCACCTGGTCGCCCGAGATGCTCCCGCGCACCGAGTCGGCCGACTGA
- a CDS encoding bifunctional helix-turn-helix transcriptional regulator/GNAT family N-acetyltransferase produces the protein MERELVDVVRGFNRTVTQRVGALDDKFLARDRPLAQSRLLWEIGPAGAEVAALRNRLDLDAGYLSRLLRTLEGAGLVTVTPAEGDGRVRVARLTEAGRAEWALLDRRSDELAWSMLAPLTVGQRDRLTTAMNEVQRLLMASMVTVEVCPPTDPRARACLRAYAGELAERFPAGFTLDTDDDHQFLPPAGVFLVATLASETVGCGSVRFDPDGTAEIKRLWVSGSVRGLGVGRRLLTELEKHAAAAGADCVRLDSNRALTEAIRLYRSAGYEEIPRYNTSPYPDHWFAKQLHRAPEASP, from the coding sequence ATGGAGCGTGAACTGGTGGATGTGGTGCGGGGCTTCAACCGCACGGTGACCCAGCGCGTCGGAGCGCTGGACGACAAGTTCCTGGCCCGCGACCGGCCCCTGGCCCAGTCGCGGCTGCTCTGGGAGATCGGCCCGGCCGGGGCCGAGGTGGCGGCGCTGCGTAACCGGCTCGATCTCGACGCGGGCTACCTCAGCCGGCTGCTGCGCACCCTGGAGGGCGCGGGACTGGTGACGGTGACACCGGCCGAGGGCGACGGACGGGTACGCGTGGCCCGGCTCACCGAAGCCGGCCGGGCCGAGTGGGCGCTTCTCGATCGCCGATCCGACGAATTGGCCTGGTCGATGCTCGCCCCGCTGACCGTCGGCCAGCGTGACCGGCTCACCACCGCGATGAACGAGGTGCAACGGCTGCTGATGGCCTCCATGGTCACCGTCGAGGTCTGCCCGCCGACCGATCCGCGCGCTCGTGCCTGCCTGCGGGCGTACGCGGGGGAGCTGGCCGAACGCTTCCCGGCCGGGTTCACCCTGGACACCGACGACGACCACCAGTTCCTCCCGCCCGCCGGGGTGTTCCTGGTAGCCACCCTCGCCTCGGAGACGGTGGGCTGCGGCTCGGTACGCTTCGACCCCGACGGGACCGCCGAGATCAAACGCCTCTGGGTCTCCGGGTCGGTACGCGGGCTCGGCGTCGGCCGACGACTGCTCACCGAGCTGGAGAAGCACGCCGCCGCGGCCGGTGCGGACTGCGTACGCCTGGACAGCAACCGTGCCCTGACCGAGGCCATCCGGCTCTACCGCAGCGCCGGATACGAGGAGATCCCGCGGTACAACACCAGCCCGTACCCTGATCACTGGTTCGCCAAGCAGCTCCACCGCGCACCGGAGGCGTCCCCGTGA
- a CDS encoding isovaleryl-CoA dehydrogenase: protein MTTHEVANQVPPLVDYDTADDPALLEGLVREGADWAVGEVHDLGRLAGSQPALEHGRLANEYPPVLRTHDRYGHRIDQVEFHPSWHALMRTAVEHGLHAAPWADERAGAHVARAAKFYTWRPDAGHGCPISMTYAAVPALRHAPDLAADYEPLLTTRTYDFGLRPPRAKRGLLAGMSMTEKQGGSDVRANTTAAHPQPDGSYRLVGHKWFTSAPMCDLFLTLAQAPGGLTCFLVPRVLPDGTRNPMRLMRLKDKLGNRSNASAEVEYEHAVAWRVGDEGRGVRTIIDMVNLTRLDCVIGAAAGMRQGVITAVHHAAHRRAFGRALLDQPLMRNVLADLAIESEAATLLMMRLAGATDRAARGDQSEAAFKRIALAIGKYWVCKRWPGHAAEALECLGGNGYVEESGMPRLFRESPLNSIWEGSGNVAALDVLRALAGAPEVLAALRAELEAAAGADARLDAAVRQVEAALADPADREVRARRLVEQLALVLQGALLVRHGHPAVADAFCASRLAADRGHAYGTLPPGVDFPTILARATPTLS from the coding sequence GTGACCACACACGAGGTGGCCAACCAGGTCCCCCCGCTGGTCGACTACGACACCGCGGACGATCCGGCACTGCTGGAGGGCCTCGTCCGGGAAGGTGCCGACTGGGCCGTCGGTGAGGTCCACGACCTCGGTAGGCTCGCCGGCAGTCAACCCGCTCTCGAGCACGGCCGGTTGGCCAACGAGTACCCGCCGGTGCTGCGCACCCACGACCGCTACGGGCACCGCATCGACCAGGTGGAGTTCCACCCCTCCTGGCACGCGCTGATGCGTACCGCCGTCGAACATGGCCTGCACGCCGCCCCCTGGGCCGACGAGCGGGCCGGGGCGCATGTCGCCCGCGCGGCCAAGTTCTACACCTGGCGTCCGGACGCCGGGCACGGCTGCCCGATCTCGATGACCTACGCGGCGGTGCCCGCGCTGCGCCACGCCCCGGACCTGGCCGCCGACTACGAGCCGCTGCTGACCACCCGGACGTACGACTTCGGGCTGCGCCCGCCGCGCGCCAAGCGGGGGTTGCTGGCCGGCATGTCGATGACCGAGAAACAGGGCGGCTCCGACGTACGGGCCAACACCACGGCCGCCCACCCGCAGCCCGACGGCAGCTACCGGCTGGTCGGGCACAAGTGGTTCACCTCCGCGCCGATGTGCGACCTGTTCCTCACCCTCGCCCAGGCACCCGGCGGGCTGACCTGCTTCCTGGTGCCCCGGGTGCTGCCGGACGGCACCCGCAACCCGATGCGACTGATGCGCCTGAAGGACAAGCTGGGCAATCGCTCCAACGCCTCCGCCGAGGTCGAGTACGAGCACGCGGTGGCCTGGCGGGTAGGTGACGAGGGTCGGGGCGTACGCACCATCATCGACATGGTCAACCTGACCCGGCTGGACTGTGTGATCGGCGCGGCCGCCGGGATGCGCCAGGGGGTGATCACCGCCGTGCACCACGCCGCGCACCGGCGGGCCTTCGGCCGGGCCCTGCTCGACCAGCCGCTGATGCGCAACGTCCTGGCCGACCTGGCGATCGAGTCCGAGGCCGCCACCCTGCTGATGATGCGGCTGGCCGGGGCCACCGACCGGGCCGCCCGGGGCGATCAGAGCGAGGCGGCCTTCAAGCGGATCGCCCTGGCGATCGGCAAGTACTGGGTCTGCAAGCGCTGGCCGGGACACGCCGCCGAGGCCCTGGAATGCCTGGGCGGCAACGGGTACGTCGAGGAGTCCGGCATGCCCCGGCTGTTCCGCGAGTCGCCGCTGAACTCCATCTGGGAGGGCTCCGGCAACGTGGCCGCGCTGGACGTGTTGCGCGCGCTGGCCGGTGCACCCGAGGTGCTGGCGGCGTTGCGCGCCGAACTGGAGGCCGCCGCCGGGGCCGACGCCCGCCTGGACGCGGCGGTACGCCAGGTCGAGGCCGCCCTAGCCGACCCGGCCGACCGGGAGGTACGTGCCCGGCGGCTGGTCGAGCAGTTGGCCCTGGTGTTGCAGGGTGCCTTGCTGGTGCGCCACGGCCACCCGGCGGTAGCCGACGCCTTCTGCGCCTCCCGACTGGCCGCAGACCGGGGCCACGCCTACGGCACCCTGCCGCCCGGCGTCGACTTCCCCACCATCCTCGCCCGCGCCACCCCGACGTTGAGCTGA
- a CDS encoding MFS transporter, with amino-acid sequence MAATSTGRAPTSGSARAVPGAYWAWLGGTTLSLVGVQAMAFAMAWVAAGEGGGFAALVLTAVNLPRALLLLVGGAVADRLGAWTVMVVSDAAMVVVTVALAAAVWSAANPWLPLLLAALAIGVVDAFYLPSTGSMPRRLVAPAGLARAMSARHLAGQLAMFVGPAAGSLLLAALGLAAVALANAAGFALMLLVLMVLRAALTVRPGESPGQPAGQLPGRPVAQPLWRAAVDGLLLAAAHAVLRPALLLVGVAAGFLLPVSGLLVPLLGRERMWSSSATGAVVAALALGTATVAILVLVRGALPDPGRVSGAALLVAAGGVVTLAAAGSLPTSVAAGMVIGVGSGGFATHVGPLILAVAPDTHVSRVQSVLVLVQSLPLLLTLNVLGSLAEVVPVAALLYGCAGVLAVAAVTALTSPSLRRADRR; translated from the coding sequence GTGGCGGCGACGTCTACCGGTAGGGCGCCAACGAGCGGCAGTGCGAGGGCGGTGCCGGGCGCGTACTGGGCATGGCTGGGCGGGACGACGCTGTCCCTGGTCGGCGTTCAAGCCATGGCGTTCGCGATGGCCTGGGTGGCGGCCGGAGAAGGTGGCGGCTTCGCCGCGCTGGTGCTCACCGCCGTCAACCTGCCCCGGGCCCTGCTCCTACTGGTCGGCGGTGCGGTGGCCGACCGGCTGGGCGCCTGGACCGTCATGGTGGTCTCGGACGCGGCGATGGTCGTCGTCACCGTGGCGTTGGCCGCCGCCGTGTGGTCGGCGGCGAATCCGTGGCTGCCACTGCTGCTGGCCGCCCTGGCCATCGGGGTCGTGGACGCCTTCTACCTGCCCAGCACGGGCTCGATGCCCCGGCGGTTGGTGGCACCGGCCGGGTTGGCGCGGGCGATGTCGGCCCGACACCTTGCCGGTCAACTAGCCATGTTCGTCGGGCCGGCGGCGGGCAGCCTGCTGCTGGCCGCCCTCGGGCTCGCCGCAGTGGCGCTGGCCAACGCCGCCGGCTTCGCCCTGATGCTGCTGGTCCTGATGGTGCTTCGGGCGGCCCTGACGGTGCGGCCGGGCGAGTCGCCGGGCCAGCCGGCTGGGCAACTGCCGGGCCGGCCGGTGGCGCAGCCACTGTGGCGGGCCGCCGTGGACGGACTGCTGCTCGCCGCCGCGCATGCCGTACTGCGGCCCGCACTGCTGCTGGTCGGGGTGGCCGCCGGTTTCCTGCTGCCGGTGTCCGGCCTGCTCGTACCGTTGCTCGGGCGGGAGCGGATGTGGTCGTCGTCGGCCACCGGTGCGGTCGTCGCGGCGTTGGCGCTGGGCACCGCGACCGTCGCGATCCTCGTGCTGGTGCGTGGCGCCCTGCCCGACCCCGGTCGGGTCAGCGGTGCCGCGCTGCTGGTGGCCGCCGGTGGCGTGGTCACTCTGGCGGCGGCCGGTTCGTTGCCGACCTCGGTCGCCGCCGGGATGGTGATCGGTGTCGGATCGGGTGGCTTCGCCACCCATGTCGGCCCGTTGATCCTGGCCGTCGCCCCGGACACACACGTGTCCCGGGTGCAGTCGGTGCTGGTGCTCGTGCAGAGCCTGCCGCTGCTGCTCACCCTCAACGTGCTCGGTTCGCTCGCCGAGGTCGTGCCGGTGGCGGCGCTGCTGTACGGCTGCGCCGGTGTGCTGGCCGTGGCGGCGGTGACGGCACTGACCTCGCCATCCCTGCGCCGCGCCGACCGGCGGTGA
- a CDS encoding glycosyltransferase family 2 protein, giving the protein MESAAVRPSPARRPDRRQLNISARIAYASCGASAGTLVAPRHPQAAVEFRSVLSPAARLVLTLLVLVNSAAGLLLVGWLLLPQHVPGSGAAGFGDWQTAVARLGFCVIVGVELIRLAQNMVVWVFAYHAKDPIPVDPPVGLRVALLTTIVPSKEPIDVAERTLRRMRQIVYCGQVDVWILDEGDDPAVKEMAARLGVRHFSRKGRPEYNQPDGEFRARTKSGNHNAWRAEHEHHYDVVANVDPDHVPLTNFLERTLGYFRDPDVAFVVTPQVYGNMHQNLVAHGASVQQYLYNGLIARGGNGLDAPLLTGTGHLYRPSAWRSIGGYQDSIIEDHLTSIRIHAAVNPQTGNQWKGVYTPDVVAIGEGPTSWADYFNQQKRWAAGICEILVRPELRAPRELRSRRRWHYRLLQFYYPSVAVSLLLGNFATAAYLLTGVSAARLDIAVWSVLWGATICTWFVLWLWLRRFNIAPHEREEIGLVGMALALFAGPIYVAAAVGALLRRKLGFVVTAKGGLRTTESLGTFRLHLCWAAFAAGLLAVSFMLEHGRTPLRVWPVLTLLTGLAPPLIACGSALLAWRARRAGPTGRHAVRSRRVRATAPVVASREVPWHG; this is encoded by the coding sequence GTGGAGAGCGCCGCGGTCCGGCCGTCACCCGCCCGACGCCCCGACCGTCGGCAACTCAACATCAGTGCTCGCATCGCGTACGCGAGTTGCGGGGCGAGCGCCGGAACTCTCGTAGCGCCTCGACATCCGCAGGCGGCGGTCGAGTTCCGATCCGTCCTGTCGCCCGCGGCGCGGCTCGTACTGACCCTGCTGGTCCTCGTCAACAGCGCGGCCGGACTACTGCTCGTCGGCTGGCTGCTGCTTCCCCAGCACGTACCCGGCTCCGGCGCAGCCGGGTTCGGCGACTGGCAGACCGCCGTGGCCCGGCTCGGCTTCTGCGTGATCGTCGGCGTCGAACTGATCCGCCTCGCGCAGAACATGGTCGTCTGGGTGTTCGCGTACCACGCCAAGGACCCGATTCCGGTCGATCCTCCGGTCGGCCTGCGGGTGGCGCTGCTCACCACGATCGTGCCGAGCAAGGAGCCGATCGACGTCGCCGAGCGGACCCTGCGGCGCATGCGGCAGATCGTCTACTGCGGGCAGGTCGACGTCTGGATCCTCGACGAGGGCGACGATCCGGCGGTGAAGGAGATGGCCGCGCGGCTCGGCGTACGCCACTTCAGCCGCAAGGGACGACCGGAGTACAACCAACCCGACGGAGAGTTCCGCGCCAGGACGAAGTCCGGCAACCACAACGCCTGGCGGGCCGAGCACGAGCACCACTACGACGTGGTCGCCAACGTCGACCCGGACCACGTGCCGCTGACGAACTTCCTGGAGCGCACGCTCGGCTACTTCCGCGACCCGGACGTCGCCTTCGTGGTGACGCCACAGGTGTACGGCAACATGCACCAGAACCTGGTCGCTCACGGTGCGTCCGTCCAGCAGTACCTCTACAACGGACTGATCGCCCGCGGTGGCAACGGACTGGACGCCCCACTGCTCACCGGCACCGGCCACCTGTACCGGCCGTCCGCCTGGCGCAGCATCGGCGGCTACCAGGATTCGATCATCGAGGACCACCTGACCAGCATCCGGATCCACGCTGCGGTGAACCCGCAGACCGGCAACCAGTGGAAGGGCGTCTACACCCCCGACGTGGTGGCCATCGGGGAGGGCCCGACATCGTGGGCGGACTACTTCAACCAGCAGAAGCGATGGGCGGCGGGCATCTGCGAGATTCTGGTCCGCCCCGAGCTGCGGGCGCCGCGCGAACTGCGGTCCCGACGGCGCTGGCACTACCGGCTGCTCCAGTTCTACTACCCGAGCGTCGCGGTCAGTCTGTTGCTGGGCAATTTTGCCACCGCCGCGTACCTGCTCACCGGGGTGAGCGCGGCCCGGCTCGACATCGCCGTGTGGTCGGTGCTGTGGGGCGCCACCATCTGCACCTGGTTCGTGCTCTGGCTCTGGTTGCGTCGATTCAACATCGCGCCGCACGAGCGGGAGGAGATCGGCCTGGTCGGCATGGCGTTGGCGCTGTTCGCCGGCCCGATCTACGTGGCGGCTGCCGTCGGTGCGCTGCTGCGCCGCAAGCTCGGATTCGTGGTGACCGCCAAGGGCGGGCTACGCACCACCGAATCGCTCGGCACCTTCCGGCTGCACCTGTGCTGGGCGGCCTTCGCCGCCGGCCTGCTCGCCGTGAGCTTCATGCTGGAACACGGCCGCACACCGCTGCGGGTATGGCCGGTCCTGACCCTCCTGACCGGCCTCGCCCCACCGCTGATCGCGTGCGGGTCGGCTCTCCTGGCCTGGCGTGCGCGCCGCGCCGGTCCGACCGGGCGTCATGCCGTCCGCAGCCGGCGGGTCCGGGCGACGGCACCGGTGGTCGCTTCCCGGGAGGTGCCATGGCACGGCTGA
- a CDS encoding cellulose binding domain-containing protein, whose amino-acid sequence MRIPNRHGVRPSARSRRLPRRGGALLVAGLLLTTGALTGATAPSADAAVAPVTVTVNTRAGLATVPDTALGVNHAIWDQYLATEETSDLLRDAGVQMLRYPGGSYADIYHWRDHTAPGGYVAPGTDFDTFMGAARRVGAEPMIIANYGTGTPQEAADWVRYANVTKGYGARYWTVGNENYGNGHYGSGWEADHHPDKSATYYANLVVDYAEAMKAVDPTIKVGAVLTMPANWPDGLTAGNDPGPWNQTVLSIAGPSIDFVDVHWYPGGSPAESLPRTSHINDAVYLLRQQITRYAGPNPGRIGISLTEVNVTSEGMTSQPAALFLADAYSGLLANGVFTVHWWNVHNGIGRVSTVAGQTDYGDFGLLSSGTCTPDGSVCEPPVNTPFAAYHGLTMMSRFARSGDQFIRAETDQPLVSAHAVRRANGEVAVLLINKDPDNAHPVTIDYAGFVPAGGAPTVHTHTNGATEVTTARSGEATSRTLPPYSLTTLVVRPATAVTGAPGAPGQPTATGVTDREVTITWPAATAGAAPIAKYEVHRQNGAVSEQLGETSGTSLTVGNLVPGRRYTVNVLTRDTAGRVSWSSPPLTFTTGSPATSGCTVRFASTTDWGNGYVANVDIVNDSEHTIDGWTLTWTWPTSWQRVGSGWSATWEQVGDTVRVTNNDDNRRLSAGASTTVGFVGEYSGPNVVPTAFRLNGTLCTIG is encoded by the coding sequence ATGAGAATTCCGAACAGGCACGGTGTTCGACCCTCCGCCCGATCGAGGCGGCTGCCCCGGCGCGGAGGCGCGCTGCTCGTCGCGGGCCTGCTGCTGACCACCGGCGCACTGACCGGGGCCACCGCCCCGAGCGCTGACGCGGCGGTCGCGCCGGTGACGGTGACGGTGAATACGCGGGCCGGGCTGGCCACCGTGCCCGACACCGCGCTCGGCGTCAACCACGCCATCTGGGATCAGTATCTGGCCACCGAGGAGACCTCGGACCTGCTGCGCGACGCCGGGGTGCAGATGCTGCGCTACCCGGGTGGCTCGTACGCCGACATCTACCACTGGCGCGACCACACCGCGCCCGGCGGCTACGTGGCCCCCGGCACCGATTTCGACACCTTCATGGGGGCGGCGCGTCGGGTCGGGGCCGAGCCGATGATCATCGCCAACTACGGCACCGGCACTCCGCAGGAGGCGGCCGACTGGGTGCGGTATGCCAACGTGACCAAGGGCTACGGCGCGCGGTACTGGACGGTCGGCAACGAGAACTACGGCAACGGTCACTACGGGTCCGGCTGGGAGGCCGACCACCATCCCGACAAGAGTGCCACCTACTACGCGAACCTGGTGGTCGACTACGCCGAGGCGATGAAGGCCGTGGACCCGACCATCAAGGTCGGCGCGGTGCTCACCATGCCGGCCAACTGGCCGGACGGCCTGACCGCCGGCAACGACCCGGGCCCGTGGAACCAGACCGTGCTGTCCATCGCCGGGCCCTCGATCGACTTCGTGGACGTGCACTGGTACCCGGGTGGCAGCCCCGCCGAGTCGCTGCCCCGGACCAGCCACATCAACGACGCGGTGTACCTGCTGCGCCAGCAGATCACCCGGTACGCCGGCCCGAACCCCGGCCGCATCGGGATCAGCCTCACCGAGGTCAATGTCACCTCCGAGGGCATGACCAGCCAACCGGCCGCCCTGTTCCTGGCCGACGCCTACAGCGGTCTGCTCGCCAACGGGGTGTTCACGGTGCACTGGTGGAACGTGCACAACGGCATCGGCCGGGTGAGCACGGTGGCGGGGCAGACCGACTACGGCGACTTCGGTTTGCTCTCCAGCGGCACCTGCACCCCGGACGGCTCGGTCTGCGAACCCCCGGTCAACACCCCCTTCGCGGCCTACCACGGGTTGACCATGATGAGCCGGTTCGCCCGCAGCGGTGACCAGTTCATCCGGGCTGAGACCGACCAGCCGCTGGTCAGCGCGCACGCGGTGCGGCGGGCCAACGGGGAGGTGGCGGTCCTGCTGATCAACAAGGACCCGGACAACGCCCACCCGGTCACCATCGACTACGCCGGGTTCGTCCCGGCCGGCGGGGCGCCGACGGTGCACACCCACACCAACGGGGCCACCGAGGTCACCACCGCCCGCAGCGGCGAGGCGACCAGCCGTACCCTGCCGCCGTACTCGCTGACCACCCTGGTGGTGCGGCCGGCGACCGCGGTCACCGGGGCCCCCGGCGCCCCCGGCCAGCCCACCGCTACCGGCGTCACCGACCGGGAGGTGACGATCACCTGGCCGGCCGCCACCGCCGGGGCCGCCCCGATCGCCAAGTACGAGGTGCACCGGCAGAACGGTGCGGTCAGTGAGCAGCTCGGCGAGACCTCCGGGACCAGCCTGACCGTCGGCAACCTCGTCCCGGGGCGCAGGTACACCGTCAACGTGCTGACCCGCGACACCGCCGGACGGGTCTCCTGGTCCTCGCCGCCGCTGACCTTCACCACCGGCAGCCCGGCTACCAGCGGCTGCACCGTCCGTTTCGCCAGCACCACGGACTGGGGCAACGGCTACGTGGCCAACGTCGACATCGTCAACGACAGCGAGCACACCATCGACGGGTGGACCCTGACCTGGACCTGGCCCACCTCCTGGCAGCGGGTCGGCAGCGGATGGAGCGCCACCTGGGAACAGGTCGGCGACACCGTGCGGGTGACCAACAACGACGACAACCGTCGGCTCTCCGCCGGGGCCTCGACCACTGTCGGCTTCGTCGGCGAGTACAGCGGACCGAACGTCGTACCGACGGCCTTCCGGCTCAACGGCACCCTCTGCACCATCGGCTGA
- a CDS encoding glycosyltransferase family 39 protein, which translates to MREGQMKDADTIVLPRIDVPEAAEDPWGEGHGEAPGEPVNGTRRMRLAAWLVPALLMGALVAVRADAPGPRVAELATWAGSTSSWRDTWSMLGSGDAVPYHLLLRAWAEYFGTSESALRGLSVLVMAIAAALVGALAARMFAPGTGVLAGVIFALLPTSARYAQEAQPYALTLLAAVLATWLLQAAVDRPRLWRFVLYAAVAGLLGLCQVTALLLLVGHGWTVLAFRREVALRWLAAAVLSALPGVGLLSHATRQGVSLAQTSSPSLTELAATPGELFGVTALGAVLLVLVLFSLPLRYPAAVFTAWVAVPPLALLLVAQATPTWRPEFILFTLPAWATLGAAALARCASACRRVCFWRWPGDGPRRVDGTHVGPAGG; encoded by the coding sequence ATGCGTGAGGGACAGATGAAGGACGCCGACACCATCGTCCTGCCCCGAATCGATGTGCCGGAGGCCGCCGAGGACCCCTGGGGGGAGGGTCACGGCGAGGCGCCGGGCGAGCCGGTGAACGGTACCCGCCGAATGAGGCTGGCCGCCTGGCTGGTGCCGGCACTGCTGATGGGCGCGCTCGTCGCCGTACGGGCGGACGCGCCCGGGCCGCGGGTGGCGGAACTCGCGACCTGGGCCGGGTCGACATCGTCCTGGCGGGACACCTGGTCGATGCTCGGCTCAGGCGACGCCGTGCCCTACCACCTGCTGCTGCGGGCCTGGGCGGAGTACTTCGGCACCTCGGAGTCGGCGCTGCGGGGACTCTCCGTCCTCGTCATGGCCATAGCGGCGGCGCTCGTCGGAGCGCTGGCCGCCCGGATGTTCGCACCGGGCACCGGTGTCCTGGCCGGCGTCATCTTCGCCCTGCTGCCGACGTCCGCGCGGTACGCACAGGAGGCCCAGCCGTACGCACTCACCCTGCTCGCCGCAGTCCTCGCCACCTGGCTGCTCCAGGCCGCCGTGGATCGGCCGAGGCTCTGGCGCTTCGTGCTCTACGCCGCCGTGGCGGGTCTGCTGGGCCTGTGTCAGGTGACCGCACTCCTGCTCCTCGTCGGACACGGCTGGACCGTGCTCGCCTTCCGGCGCGAAGTGGCGCTGCGCTGGCTGGCCGCTGCGGTGCTGAGCGCGCTGCCCGGGGTCGGCCTGCTCTCGCACGCCACGCGGCAGGGGGTATCGCTCGCGCAGACGTCGAGCCCGAGCCTGACCGAGTTGGCCGCGACGCCGGGAGAACTGTTCGGCGTCACCGCGCTGGGTGCGGTGCTGCTGGTGCTGGTGCTGTTCAGCCTTCCGCTGCGCTACCCCGCCGCCGTGTTCACCGCCTGGGTGGCCGTGCCGCCGCTGGCCCTGCTGCTCGTTGCGCAGGCGACACCGACCTGGCGGCCGGAGTTCATTCTGTTCACGCTTCCGGCCTGGGCGACGCTCGGCGCGGCCGCGCTCGCACGATGCGCGTCCGCTTGTCGGCGGGTGTGCTTCTGGCGATGGCCGGGCGACGGTCCGCGACGCGTCGACGGGACTCATGTCGGCCCTGCTGGTGGATGA